A genomic window from Deltaproteobacteria bacterium includes:
- the aroA gene encoding 3-phosphoshikimate 1-carboxyvinyltransferase: MEVKPIPHLDATVEIPGSKSYTQRALVIAFLAQGKSILRNVLISEDTRYLVAGLRSLGAGILISDKDMIISGTRGKISNPRREIFLGNNGTALRFLTTLVSLGRGKFTLDGSSRLRERPVKPLLEVLKTLGVASNSRDDKGYPPVIIDAKGIRGGSVTFTDVESSQYISSLMISAPYAEEDIEIRIEGRTVSEPYIDMTLNVMEYFGAEISRVDRNCFSVKSGKRYSGQRYLIEGDASSASYFFLAAALCRGRVRVMSINPDSLQGDIKLLGIMESLGCSVVRGDAWVEVIGGPLREGDAVFDMGNMPDMVPTLAVLSAFRPGRTAITNVSHLRLKESDRIAAMVNELNRIGVIAEERDDGLIVIGGKPHGADIETYNDHRIAMSFAIAGLAVPGMRIKDRQCVRKSFPGFWDELKKLHADG, from the coding sequence ATGGAAGTTAAGCCAATTCCTCATTTGGATGCAACTGTAGAGATCCCAGGCTCCAAGAGTTATACCCAGAGGGCTCTTGTTATTGCATTTCTGGCGCAAGGAAAATCGATCCTGCGTAATGTACTCATTTCGGAGGATACCCGGTATCTTGTGGCGGGACTGCGTTCCCTTGGCGCCGGGATTCTCATCTCTGATAAGGATATGATCATTTCAGGGACGAGGGGGAAAATCAGCAATCCCAGGCGGGAGATATTTCTCGGGAATAATGGTACAGCCCTACGATTCCTTACGACACTGGTTTCTCTTGGCAGGGGTAAGTTTACCCTTGACGGCAGCAGCCGCCTCCGCGAAAGACCTGTAAAGCCGCTTCTGGAGGTACTGAAAACACTCGGAGTTGCATCGAACAGCCGGGATGACAAGGGCTATCCCCCTGTCATAATCGATGCAAAGGGCATCCGGGGAGGCTCCGTCACATTTACGGACGTGGAAAGCAGTCAATATATTTCTTCTCTCATGATCAGCGCCCCTTACGCCGAGGAAGACATAGAGATAAGGATCGAAGGCAGGACTGTCTCCGAGCCCTACATAGATATGACTCTGAATGTTATGGAGTACTTCGGAGCGGAGATCAGCAGGGTTGATAGGAATTGCTTCAGCGTAAAAAGTGGTAAGCGGTATTCAGGTCAGAGATACCTTATAGAGGGAGATGCCTCCAGCGCTTCCTATTTTTTCCTGGCTGCCGCCTTGTGCCGTGGACGGGTAAGGGTCATGAGCATCAATCCCGACAGCCTGCAGGGTGACATCAAACTCTTAGGCATCATGGAAAGTTTAGGCTGTTCTGTAGTGCGTGGTGATGCGTGGGTTGAGGTTATCGGGGGACCGTTACGTGAAGGGGACGCGGTTTTCGATATGGGGAACATGCCCGATATGGTGCCGACGCTGGCTGTTTTATCGGCGTTCAGACCGGGGCGAACGGCTATCACAAACGTTTCTCATCTGAGGCTCAAAGAAAGTGACCGCATCGCCGCAATGGTAAATGAATTGAACAGAATAGGCGTGATTGCGGAAGAAAGGGATGACGGGCTTATCGTTATCGGGGGAAAACCGCATGGCGCCGATATTGAGACATATAACGATCACCGGATTGCCATGAGTTTTGCCATTGCTGGTCTTGCTGTACCGGGGATGAGGATCAAAGACAGGCAATGTGTTCGGAAATCCTTTCCCGGTTTCTGGGATGAACTGAAAAAGCTGCACGCGGATGGGTGA